A genomic window from Carassius gibelio isolate Cgi1373 ecotype wild population from Czech Republic chromosome A11, carGib1.2-hapl.c, whole genome shotgun sequence includes:
- the draxina gene encoding draxin isoform X4, whose protein sequence is MAAPGFCRLLALLLITLSHTSYSSETPSEDSKQSLALSSTSDSKQHHDTGLLGGSQPRRHWSRKDKDSVALHSRRLLDRPEDDGTSLEGLSPVRLEIGPGESMRTEVHEEVRGPAHMRRGNHPTEGEFNRKGRRHGHGHQADHRKQGGKRDKGRAKGDLYDPEPELGSLLKDMNAFEDGFYTSPPNHDNAPLTEAPSPLFPILVTTAINEHPPTLSPASTKPQMPGRGKTQGEVMPTLDMALFDWTDYEDMKPVDTWPSNKRKDKRRGKNKSNGNTTLDADVIDPCDHHLDCLPGSCCDLREHECKPHNRGLNNKCYDDCMCEEGLRCYAKFHRKRRVTRRRGRCVEPESANSNQGAFITI, encoded by the exons ATGGCGGCTCCTGGCTTTTGTCGTCTCTTAGCTCTGCTCCTCATCACACTGTCCCACACCTCGTACAGCTCTGAGACCCCATCAGAAGATTCCAAACAGAGTCTGGCTCTTTCTTCCACCTCTGACTCCAAGCAACACCATGACACGGGACTTCTGGGCGGCAGCCAACCACGAAGACACTGGTCACGTAAAGATAAGGATAGTGTTGCGCTTCACTCTCGAAGGCTGCTGGATCGACCGGAGGATGATGGGACAAGTCTGGAGGGTCTAAGCCCTGTAAGGCTGGAGATAGGGCCTGGGGAGAGTATGAGGACGGAGGTTCATGAGGAGGTCAGGGGTCCTGCTCATATGCGGCGGGGAAATCATCCAACAGAGGGTGAGTTCAATCGTAAAGGCAGGAGACATGGTCATGGGCATCAGGCTGATCACAGAAAACAGGGAGGCAAAAGAGACAAGGGTCGAGCTAAAG GGGATCTCTATGACCCTGAACCAGAATTAGGTTCCTTGTTGAAGGATATGAATGCATTTGAGGATGGTTTTTACACCTCCCCGCCCAATCACGACAATGCCCCACTCACTGAAGCTCCCTCCCCTCTCTTCCCCATTTTGGTAACCACGGCAATCAACGAGCATCCCCCAACACTGTCCCCAGCCTCCACCAAACCCCAG ATGCCGGGTCGAGGGAAGACTCAAGGGGAGGTGATGCCGACTCTGGATATGGCACTCTTTGACTGGACTGATTATGAGGATATGAAGCCTGTAGACACTTGGCCATCCAACAAAAGAAAAG ATAAACGGCGTGGCAAAAACAAGAGTAATGGGAACACAACGCTTGATGCTGATGTCATTGACCCATGTGACCATCATCTCGATTGCCTTCCTG GTTCCTGTTGTGATCTGAGAGAACATGAGTGCAAACCTCACAATCGTGGCCTAAACAACAAGTGTTATGATGACTGCATGTGTGAAGAGG GTCTGCGTTGTTATGCCAAGTTCCACCGCAAGCGGAGGGTGACCCGAAGACGGGGCCGCTGTGTGGAGCCAGAATCAGCCAACAGCAACCAAGGAGCCTTCATAACCATCTGA
- the draxina gene encoding draxin isoform X1 — translation MAAPGFCRLLALLLITLSHTSYSSETPSEDSKQSLALSSTSDSKQHHDTGLLGGSQPRRHWSRKDKDSVALHSRRLLDRPEDDGTSLEGLSPVRLEIGPGESMRTEVHEEVRGPAHMRRGNHPTEGEFNRKGRRHGHGHQADHRKQGGKRDKGRAKGDLYDPEPELGSLLKDMNAFEDGFYTSPPNHDNAPLTEAPSPLFPILVTTAINEHPPTLSPASTKPQVPWQAGASLSMKMPGRGKTQGEVMPTLDMALFDWTDYEDMKPVDTWPSNKRKGFRSPVSVYFPNKDKRRGKNKSNGNTTLDADVIDPCDHHLDCLPGSCCDLREHECKPHNRGLNNKCYDDCMCEEGLRCYAKFHRKRRVTRRRGRCVEPESANSNQGAFITI, via the exons ATGGCGGCTCCTGGCTTTTGTCGTCTCTTAGCTCTGCTCCTCATCACACTGTCCCACACCTCGTACAGCTCTGAGACCCCATCAGAAGATTCCAAACAGAGTCTGGCTCTTTCTTCCACCTCTGACTCCAAGCAACACCATGACACGGGACTTCTGGGCGGCAGCCAACCACGAAGACACTGGTCACGTAAAGATAAGGATAGTGTTGCGCTTCACTCTCGAAGGCTGCTGGATCGACCGGAGGATGATGGGACAAGTCTGGAGGGTCTAAGCCCTGTAAGGCTGGAGATAGGGCCTGGGGAGAGTATGAGGACGGAGGTTCATGAGGAGGTCAGGGGTCCTGCTCATATGCGGCGGGGAAATCATCCAACAGAGGGTGAGTTCAATCGTAAAGGCAGGAGACATGGTCATGGGCATCAGGCTGATCACAGAAAACAGGGAGGCAAAAGAGACAAGGGTCGAGCTAAAG GGGATCTCTATGACCCTGAACCAGAATTAGGTTCCTTGTTGAAGGATATGAATGCATTTGAGGATGGTTTTTACACCTCCCCGCCCAATCACGACAATGCCCCACTCACTGAAGCTCCCTCCCCTCTCTTCCCCATTTTGGTAACCACGGCAATCAACGAGCATCCCCCAACACTGTCCCCAGCCTCCACCAAACCCCAGGTACCCTGGCAAGCAGGAGCGTCCTTGAGTATGAAG ATGCCGGGTCGAGGGAAGACTCAAGGGGAGGTGATGCCGACTCTGGATATGGCACTCTTTGACTGGACTGATTATGAGGATATGAAGCCTGTAGACACTTGGCCATCCAACAAAAGAAAAG GATTTCGGAGTCCTGTGTCTGTCTATTTCCCCAATAAAGATAAACGGCGTGGCAAAAACAAGAGTAATGGGAACACAACGCTTGATGCTGATGTCATTGACCCATGTGACCATCATCTCGATTGCCTTCCTG GTTCCTGTTGTGATCTGAGAGAACATGAGTGCAAACCTCACAATCGTGGCCTAAACAACAAGTGTTATGATGACTGCATGTGTGAAGAGG GTCTGCGTTGTTATGCCAAGTTCCACCGCAAGCGGAGGGTGACCCGAAGACGGGGCCGCTGTGTGGAGCCAGAATCAGCCAACAGCAACCAAGGAGCCTTCATAACCATCTGA
- the draxina gene encoding draxin isoform X3, translated as MAAPGFCRLLALLLITLSHTSYSSETPSEDSKQSLALSSTSDSKQHHDTGLLGGSQPRRHWSRKDKDSVALHSRRLLDRPEDDGTSLEGLSPVRLEIGPGESMRTEVHEEVRGPAHMRRGNHPTEGEFNRKGRRHGHGHQADHRKQGGKRDKGRAKGDLYDPEPELGSLLKDMNAFEDGFYTSPPNHDNAPLTEAPSPLFPILVTTAINEHPPTLSPASTKPQVPWQAGASLSMKMPGRGKTQGEVMPTLDMALFDWTDYEDMKPVDTWPSNKRKDKRRGKNKSNGNTTLDADVIDPCDHHLDCLPGSCCDLREHECKPHNRGLNNKCYDDCMCEEGLRCYAKFHRKRRVTRRRGRCVEPESANSNQGAFITI; from the exons ATGGCGGCTCCTGGCTTTTGTCGTCTCTTAGCTCTGCTCCTCATCACACTGTCCCACACCTCGTACAGCTCTGAGACCCCATCAGAAGATTCCAAACAGAGTCTGGCTCTTTCTTCCACCTCTGACTCCAAGCAACACCATGACACGGGACTTCTGGGCGGCAGCCAACCACGAAGACACTGGTCACGTAAAGATAAGGATAGTGTTGCGCTTCACTCTCGAAGGCTGCTGGATCGACCGGAGGATGATGGGACAAGTCTGGAGGGTCTAAGCCCTGTAAGGCTGGAGATAGGGCCTGGGGAGAGTATGAGGACGGAGGTTCATGAGGAGGTCAGGGGTCCTGCTCATATGCGGCGGGGAAATCATCCAACAGAGGGTGAGTTCAATCGTAAAGGCAGGAGACATGGTCATGGGCATCAGGCTGATCACAGAAAACAGGGAGGCAAAAGAGACAAGGGTCGAGCTAAAG GGGATCTCTATGACCCTGAACCAGAATTAGGTTCCTTGTTGAAGGATATGAATGCATTTGAGGATGGTTTTTACACCTCCCCGCCCAATCACGACAATGCCCCACTCACTGAAGCTCCCTCCCCTCTCTTCCCCATTTTGGTAACCACGGCAATCAACGAGCATCCCCCAACACTGTCCCCAGCCTCCACCAAACCCCAGGTACCCTGGCAAGCAGGAGCGTCCTTGAGTATGAAG ATGCCGGGTCGAGGGAAGACTCAAGGGGAGGTGATGCCGACTCTGGATATGGCACTCTTTGACTGGACTGATTATGAGGATATGAAGCCTGTAGACACTTGGCCATCCAACAAAAGAAAAG ATAAACGGCGTGGCAAAAACAAGAGTAATGGGAACACAACGCTTGATGCTGATGTCATTGACCCATGTGACCATCATCTCGATTGCCTTCCTG GTTCCTGTTGTGATCTGAGAGAACATGAGTGCAAACCTCACAATCGTGGCCTAAACAACAAGTGTTATGATGACTGCATGTGTGAAGAGG GTCTGCGTTGTTATGCCAAGTTCCACCGCAAGCGGAGGGTGACCCGAAGACGGGGCCGCTGTGTGGAGCCAGAATCAGCCAACAGCAACCAAGGAGCCTTCATAACCATCTGA
- the draxina gene encoding draxin isoform X2 → MAAPGFCRLLALLLITLSHTSYSSETPSEDSKQSLALSSTSDSKQHHDTGLLGGSQPRRHWSRKDKDSVALHSRRLLDRPEDDGTSLEGLSPVRLEIGPGESMRTEVHEEVRGPAHMRRGNHPTEGEFNRKGRRHGHGHQADHRKQGGKRDKGRAKGDLYDPEPELGSLLKDMNAFEDGFYTSPPNHDNAPLTEAPSPLFPILVTTAINEHPPTLSPASTKPQMPGRGKTQGEVMPTLDMALFDWTDYEDMKPVDTWPSNKRKGFRSPVSVYFPNKDKRRGKNKSNGNTTLDADVIDPCDHHLDCLPGSCCDLREHECKPHNRGLNNKCYDDCMCEEGLRCYAKFHRKRRVTRRRGRCVEPESANSNQGAFITI, encoded by the exons ATGGCGGCTCCTGGCTTTTGTCGTCTCTTAGCTCTGCTCCTCATCACACTGTCCCACACCTCGTACAGCTCTGAGACCCCATCAGAAGATTCCAAACAGAGTCTGGCTCTTTCTTCCACCTCTGACTCCAAGCAACACCATGACACGGGACTTCTGGGCGGCAGCCAACCACGAAGACACTGGTCACGTAAAGATAAGGATAGTGTTGCGCTTCACTCTCGAAGGCTGCTGGATCGACCGGAGGATGATGGGACAAGTCTGGAGGGTCTAAGCCCTGTAAGGCTGGAGATAGGGCCTGGGGAGAGTATGAGGACGGAGGTTCATGAGGAGGTCAGGGGTCCTGCTCATATGCGGCGGGGAAATCATCCAACAGAGGGTGAGTTCAATCGTAAAGGCAGGAGACATGGTCATGGGCATCAGGCTGATCACAGAAAACAGGGAGGCAAAAGAGACAAGGGTCGAGCTAAAG GGGATCTCTATGACCCTGAACCAGAATTAGGTTCCTTGTTGAAGGATATGAATGCATTTGAGGATGGTTTTTACACCTCCCCGCCCAATCACGACAATGCCCCACTCACTGAAGCTCCCTCCCCTCTCTTCCCCATTTTGGTAACCACGGCAATCAACGAGCATCCCCCAACACTGTCCCCAGCCTCCACCAAACCCCAG ATGCCGGGTCGAGGGAAGACTCAAGGGGAGGTGATGCCGACTCTGGATATGGCACTCTTTGACTGGACTGATTATGAGGATATGAAGCCTGTAGACACTTGGCCATCCAACAAAAGAAAAG GATTTCGGAGTCCTGTGTCTGTCTATTTCCCCAATAAAGATAAACGGCGTGGCAAAAACAAGAGTAATGGGAACACAACGCTTGATGCTGATGTCATTGACCCATGTGACCATCATCTCGATTGCCTTCCTG GTTCCTGTTGTGATCTGAGAGAACATGAGTGCAAACCTCACAATCGTGGCCTAAACAACAAGTGTTATGATGACTGCATGTGTGAAGAGG GTCTGCGTTGTTATGCCAAGTTCCACCGCAAGCGGAGGGTGACCCGAAGACGGGGCCGCTGTGTGGAGCCAGAATCAGCCAACAGCAACCAAGGAGCCTTCATAACCATCTGA
- the LOC128022633 gene encoding titin-like: protein MSLFRSPAKMAERRVKYLRLTALRQDGNEVGALAQVFWSLAEGMGYNDAALKDHFNGGLDDPVPEEEMAQLEMLEFWEFVRYLQFRCRWDAPATPVSSGRVVVSPAPLPRMAASPAPQYKMAANPAPMPKLATGPAPQYKMAASPAPQHKMAASPAPQHEMAASPAPQHKMAANPAPQHKMAASPAPQHKMAASPAPQHKMAASPAPQHKMAASPAPQHKMATSPAPQHKMAASPAPQHKMADSKPESPDKVHDAVPEAEAVHDAVPEAEAVLNAVPEAEAVTEAVPEAVTEAVPEAVSEVEAVPDTVPEAEVAPDAEAVPEAVPEAEAVPETVPDAEAVPETVPDAEAAPETVPDAEAVPDPVLEAGAGPEALPNAVTEAVPDAVPEAEVGPEVEAVPIAVPEAEAVPEAVPEAVTEAVPEAVPNAATEAVPEAVPEVEVEPDAEAVPEAVPEAEAVPEAVPNAVTEAVPVAGPEAEAVLEADPEAVTEVVPEAIPEAEAVPDAEAAPDAESVPDAVPEAEVVPEVEAAPIAVLEAEAVPDAKVVPEAVPEPGPVTEDPPEPGSVTNYPPEPSQVTGWSAAPFRETPVSTTGTWWPSAPPWRALTLTTRLWWSSAPPWRVLTFTTRLWWSSAPPWRPLTLTTRLWWSSAPPWWTPQHVLHGLLFCVF, encoded by the exons atgtcacttttccgttccccagccaagatggcggagaggcgGGTCAAGTATCTTCGGTTGACCGCCCTCCGTCAAGACGGCAACgaagtgggtgccctggctcaagtgttctggtccctggctgaAGGCATGGGATACAATGATGCGGCCCTTAAGGACCACTTCAATGGCGGCCTGGATGATCCAGTGCCTGAGGAAGAGATGGCGCAGTTGGAAATGCTGGAGTTCTGGGAATTCGTGCGCTACCTGCAGTTtcggtgtcggtgggatgccccagccactcctgtctcttccggcagggtggtcgtcagcccagcaccactgcccaggatggccgccagcccagcgccacagtacaagatggccgctaacccagcgccaatgcccaaattggccaccggtccagcgccacagtacaagatggccgccagcccagcgccacaacacaaaatggccgccagcccagcgccacagcacgagatggccgccagcccagcgccacagcacaagatggccgccaacccagcgccacagcacaagatggccgccagcccagcgccacagcacaagatggccgccagcccagcgccacagcacaagatggccgccagcccagcgccacagcacaagatggccgccagcccagcgccacagcacaagatggccaccagcccagcgccacagcacaagatggccgccagcccagcgccacagcacaagatggccgactcaaagcctgagtctccagataaggtgcacgatgctgtcccggaggcagaagcggtgcacgatgctgtcccagaggcagaggcggtgctcaatgctgttccagaggccgaggcggtgaccgaggccgttcccgaggcagttaccgaggcggtgcccgaggctgtttcggaggtcgaggcggtgcccgacactgttccagaggccgaggtggcacccgatgccgaggcggtgcccgaggctgttccggaggccgag gcggtgcccgagacggtgcctgatgccgaggcggtgcccgagacggtgcctgatgccgaggcggcgcccgagacggtgcctgatgccgaggcggtgcccgatccAGTTCTGGAGGCCGGGGCGGGGCCCGAGGCTCTTCCcaatgcagttaccgaggcggtgcccgacgctgttccagaggccgaggtggggcccgaggtcgaggcagtgcccattgctgttccagaggccgaggcggtgcccgaggccgttcccgaggcagttaccgaggcggtgcccgaggctgttcccaatgcagctaccgaggcggtgcccgaggctgttccggaggtcgaggtggAACCCGacgccgaggcggtgcccgaggctgttccggaggccgaggcggtgcccgaggctgttcccaatgcagttaccgaggcagtgcccgttgctggtccagaggctgaggcggtgctcgaggccgatcccgaggccgttaccgaggtggtgcccgaggccattccagaggccgaggcggtgcctgatgccgagGCTGCGCCCGATGCCGAgtcggtgcccgacgctgttccagaggccgaggtggtgcccgaggtcgAGGCAGCGCCCATTGCTGTTCTGGAGGctgaggcggtgcctgatgccaaggtggtgcccgaggctgttccagagccagggccagtcaccgaggaccctccagagccagggtcAGTCACCAattaccctccagagccaagtcaagtcactgggtggtctgctgctccgttCCGGGAGACTCCGGTCTCAACCACGGGGACGTGGTGgccgtccgctccaccctggagggctctgactttgaccacaaggctgtggtggtcttccgctccaccctggagggtTTTGACTTtcaccacaaggctgtggtggtcttccgctccgccctggaggcctttgactttgaccacaaggctgtggtggtcttccgctccgccctggtggacgcctcaacatgtccttcatggacttctgttttgtgttttttga